The Branchiostoma floridae strain S238N-H82 chromosome 3, Bfl_VNyyK, whole genome shotgun sequence genomic sequence ttgggaaaggcactttacacgactttccttctgtctgtaccgtgtatgtggcattgttaatataagttacaaaaacttgagtgcagtgccacatcgtcctcgtctgtccaaaaaagcaaatagaaaaaaaaagtattggtAGTCAAtagggaacgggttttctgcgcgtgaaaagtttgcgcgtgcgcgtgaacaATTTGCGTGTGACAAAACAAAGTTCTGAAAACATGCTCGCGTTTGGAATTCCGGAAAACATGCTCGCGGAGGCTGGCAGTCAgataaggccagcaatcagcgacccagtacgaaaagaaatggccagcaaaagtgtattatgagccaaaaaagggcctcagagagcctgctatggaggctatgaaTTTCTGGGTTGAAAAGTTCCTGATTgtaggtcccttgggaatagataaatttgcatatcataaacatttcaaaatcactgaAATTTGTCAGAAATACAAGTAAACCATACTAGTATAAGGTTTGTTATTGTAAATTATAACATCTATTTTAGCTTTATTCAaccttttctcaagcagatcgtttaacgcgcaaatttcaaactttttttgcgcgtgaaaacttgaCGTAATGTAAATGtcaaaatcactttaaaatcaTTAGAACACAGAACACAGAAAGAGTTTGTTAACTCTAGAGTGCAAAGGTATTATACTAAAAGCCTATTTTGTGCCATATCATCTGTTTTAAGATCTTAAGTGTAAAACTTAAGTgtaaagttttcaaatcccttgggaatcagcatattgtcacgcgcagatttttcacgcgcaaatttctcacgcgcacaaaaccccattcCTAGTCATGATCATTAGCATAAGGCAAAGTTAACGTCATAAATGTCATATCAATACAGGTAGCCTTTAAAGTTTGGAATCAAATGAGCCCTTGAAAACCGGAAGGCTCGTTCGGCTAAAACGTTTTTACTGACTACACCCCCCAATATTGCTGCATACTCTGTTGGGTGCTTTATCATTTAACGTTACCTTCATTGACAGTCAACAGTACAGTAGCAGTGCGGCTGTCATACGCATGGTACGCTGTGCACTGGTACGTGCCAGAATCATCCTTATTGAGGTTGCTGATATGCAGGGTGGCTCCTGTTGCTGTGAAACTGCTGTCCCCTTGTTTTGTCCAATTGAAGCTGACGGCAGGTTTGCTGTCTGCTGCACATGTGAACTGAATACTGCCTCCTATGTATTCTGTGGCAGGTCCGTCAGGCTGTATACTTGCAGAATTCATGTCTGGAAAAATGGTATGCAGGCTTTTTTACTTTGTACACAGAACAAAGTAGGCAGAATCAAACTGAGCATTTATCTCATGAACTGTCAATGAAATCAATGTATAACTACACTCCACGGTACGCTTATGACCATGTACAGTGTCCAGACAGTTTTGTGTCCTTAGATTCACGTATTTGTTTTCGCAGTGGACACCTGTCTGGGGGCTTTATTTATACAATAAGTACTTACAGTATGTTAGCAGCGTATGAACAATTTGTCCCCCAGATGATGACCCATCACACAGGTACCTCCCGTCATCAATAGCCCGTGTGTTTGTGATGGTTGCTGTGAAGTCATCATCAGCTGTAGCCGTGAATCTGCCTCTCAGGTTGAAGGTATCCAGACCCGCTTTCTCCTGAAGATCAGGCGTGCTGCCTCCTGTGTACAGGGTGATCAACTGTACCCAAGTATCACCCGTATCAAGCCGCTGCCACTCTCTAAAGACGTTGGTTATTCCTGTACACGGCAGGGTTGCGGATCGTCCCATCTGTACTGTGATGTTAGCGCCTCCAACTGTTGAGCATGAGGTAAACAATTATATACAACAATCATATACAACAACAAGAGATATATCTTAAAGACAAGACAGAAGGAAGCAGGTGCACCTGATTCTATTCTATGTGGCTATTAACAGCGTGGTACGGCAATATCTACAAATGGATCCTTAAGTAGGAATATTAACACAACAAGACGTCATATATCCCTAACGCTTTTCCACTGACTCATGCAGAACATATACagaacaagcgttcgcagaactcaaccttcgtgaaatgggtgatggtgcggtggtggagggtttatatgtagacgtgtcattggctagctttAGTTCTGTGTCGTCCACAGAGCGTCACTTGTAAGTGGAAGTGAGAAGGCGAGGTGTTGAgaggatgttgt encodes the following:
- the LOC118411707 gene encoding uncharacterized protein LOC118411707, with the translated sequence MMVTTLLHLMVAWSLFLNIVGGANITVQMGRSATLPCTGITNVFREWQRLDTGDTWVQLITLYTGGSTPDLQEKAGLDTFNLRGRFTATADDDFTATITNTRAIDDGRYLCDGSSSGGQIVHTLLTYCKYLLYK